The window TCTCCCCCGTGACTTCATCAAGGATCAGCAGTACTGCAGCAAATGCTCCACCTTTCCATTCCTTCCAGTGAGGGGAAGACTGACGGAAACATGGGTCACCTGCTTCCAGCACCCTATAATCTCCAAGACAAGAGCACTGTCAGCATCTGACATTTAATTCAACTTAATTTCCCCGAGTGCTGCCACTGTGGACTgagcagagaagggaagggataTCTTAGTTTTGGCACATGGGTAAGAGCATGTCTTTTTAGAGAACCTGAAGAAAGCTGGaatgtttctttctctggtaGATATGGCTCTGAGTGTTGGAGAAGGCAGGGTCAAGTTATGTCCACATTAGTTCCCTGTCATTTGCTTTGATCCAAacattttcaggattttttgcAGGGCAAAGCACTGTCTGATAACAGTAATTGCATCAATGTACTCGTGGGTTTAGGACACCTTATTAGACCTCTTCAGCTTCAGTTTTTATCTTGAAAACACTTTGAAAGAACCTTTTTCCTTACAATCTTTTTCTTGTACAGAGAGGGAGGTGAGCAGCAAGACAGCAATACTTATAAAAGGcagaactgggagggaaaagtCCTGAGAAGACCTCAGAACTATCCACTTGAATCAGgctgctgggaacagcctgctGAGCACTACCATCCCCAACTCTGGTGCTTTGCAATCACAGCATTGGATTGCCAAACAAAGTACCACAGCACATACCTGTACCTCTCCTCCTGCAGGGTCTGCATTATCAATGTGTAATCCCTCTGGTAGCGAACCTTAAGGTCCTCAAATGATTCTTCCAGTCTTGCCTGTGTCTCTCGAATTTCTTGAATCTCATGCAGTATTGCATCAAACCCTGAGCTCTGCATATCCAGAGTGTTTGTTTTGGAGCTAGAAGCTCCCACAGGGCCCCCTGTTGTACTGTTGGCTCCCACCGAGCCTGATGTGGCACTGGAACAATCCTCTTCACTGCCATACTTTGGGCTTGACTGAAAATTCTGAATAACACCTAGAGCCTTGCTACCTGCCCCATCTTCCTGGCCTTCTTCTAAGGAGTCTTTCAGATTAGCAATATTGTCTGCACTCCCAAACTTGTTCCTTATGAGGGAGGCAATCTCCCGGGGTTTGGaaaccacagctcctgctgctgaatGTGTGGCCTGGGAGAAACTGGAAAGTCCACCTTTTACACTGTCTACCACTCCCTCGCTGAAGCCAGTGACTTTTGCTCCAACGTCTTTCAAACCCTGATGCATATCCCTGAAGACATCCTTTGGCTGCCGAGGGATTCCATTCTGTTCAATCTCTCGCAGCTTTCGATGGTAATGTTCCAATTTCTTCTGCAGCTGCAAGATGGTCTGGGCTGacttttgatttttcttctcaaaCACTTGCTTAATGCGGGCACTCTGCTGCTTGTCTGCATTGTTGGCCAATTTCAGGTACTCTGCCACGTTGTCGTCACGGGCTGTTTGCTCAATTTTGATCTGCTCTGTCAGCTTCAGTATCTTCTGCTGCAGGTGTGTGATGGCCACTTTTGTCCGCTGCGGATCTGGGGTCCCATCAACAGAGTCTGCATTGATGCTGCCATCAGTGCTGGAGGCCACGGCACTGGAGGTCTGCGCCAAGCTGCTGACTTCCAATCGCTCAATCTaagcacagagagagagagagaaacatgAGTGCTAATCAGCAGCTTCACCAACAGAAAAGCTTTCCTTCTTTATGCCAACCAACCTGGCAAATTGAtgtaattctgaaaaaatgtaCCTTTTTTCAGCTGGCCAGATGACAGTATTAATTAGGAGACCTTCACATGTTTTACAGAGATCCAGCAAAAGCTGAAAAAAGGTAAATCTCTCATACTTGACTCCACTTAATCACCTCAAACAATTCAAAACACAAGCACAAATGTGCAATA of the Passer domesticus isolate bPasDom1 chromosome 9, bPasDom1.hap1, whole genome shotgun sequence genome contains:
- the TMCC1 gene encoding transmembrane and coiled-coil domains protein 1 isoform X2 gives rise to the protein MKRGTSLHSRWGKGDAPKGSPQINRRSAQDIQSGRPRSSSTTDAPTNLSVMEIASSIYVGGEEATAAAIERLEVSSLAQTSSAVASSTDGSINADSVDGTPDPQRTKVAITHLQQKILKLTEQIKIEQTARDDNVAEYLKLANNADKQQSARIKQVFEKKNQKSAQTILQLQKKLEHYHRKLREIEQNGIPRQPKDVFRDMHQGLKDVGAKVTGFSEGVVDSVKGGLSSFSQATHSAAGAVVSKPREIASLIRNKFGSADNIANLKDSLEEGQEDGAGSKALGVIQNFQSSPKYGSEEDCSSATSGSVGANSTTGGPVGASSSKTNTLDMQSSGFDAILHEIQEIRETQARLEESFEDLKVRYQRDYTLIMQTLQEERYRCERLEEQLNDLTELHQNEILNLKQELASMEEKIAYQSYERARDIQEALEACQTRISKMELQQQQQQVVQLEGLENATARNLLGKFINILLAVMAVLLVFVSTVANCVVPLMKTRNRTFSTLFIVVFIAFLWKHWDAITGYLERFLSPPR
- the TMCC1 gene encoding transmembrane and coiled-coil domains protein 1 isoform X6, producing the protein MMEIERLEVSSLAQTSSAVASSTDGSINADSVDGTPDPQRTKVAITHLQQKILKLTEQIKIEQTARDDNVAEYLKLANNADKQQSARIKQVFEKKNQKSAQTILQLQKKLEHYHRKLREIEQNGIPRQPKDVFRDMHQGLKDVGAKVTGFSEGVVDSVKGGLSSFSQATHSAAGAVVSKPREIASLIRNKFGSADNIANLKDSLEEGQEDGAGSKALGVIQNFQSSPKYGSEEDCSSATSGSVGANSTTGGPVGASSSKTNTLDMQSSGFDAILHEIQEIRETQARLEESFEDLKVRYQRDYTLIMQTLQEERYRCERLEEQLNDLTELHQNEILNLKQELASMEEKIAYQSYERARDIQEALEACQTRISKMELQQQQQQVVQLEGLENATARNLLGKFINILLAVMAVLLVFVSTVANCVVPLMKTRNRTFSTLFIVVFIAFLWKHWDAITGYLERFLSPPR
- the TMCC1 gene encoding transmembrane and coiled-coil domains protein 1 isoform X5, which produces MVQRFSLRRQLSKIERLEVSSLAQTSSAVASSTDGSINADSVDGTPDPQRTKVAITHLQQKILKLTEQIKIEQTARDDNVAEYLKLANNADKQQSARIKQVFEKKNQKSAQTILQLQKKLEHYHRKLREIEQNGIPRQPKDVFRDMHQGLKDVGAKVTGFSEGVVDSVKGGLSSFSQATHSAAGAVVSKPREIASLIRNKFGSADNIANLKDSLEEGQEDGAGSKALGVIQNFQSSPKYGSEEDCSSATSGSVGANSTTGGPVGASSSKTNTLDMQSSGFDAILHEIQEIRETQARLEESFEDLKVRYQRDYTLIMQTLQEERYRCERLEEQLNDLTELHQNEILNLKQELASMEEKIAYQSYERARDIQEALEACQTRISKMELQQQQQQVVQLEGLENATARNLLGKFINILLAVMAVLLVFVSTVANCVVPLMKTRNRTFSTLFIVVFIAFLWKHWDAITGYLERFLSPPR
- the TMCC1 gene encoding transmembrane and coiled-coil domains protein 1 isoform X3 produces the protein MFMWCCCTCVCCERDFCEPTKIERLEVSSLAQTSSAVASSTDGSINADSVDGTPDPQRTKVAITHLQQKILKLTEQIKIEQTARDDNVAEYLKLANNADKQQSARIKQVFEKKNQKSAQTILQLQKKLEHYHRKLREIEQNGIPRQPKDVFRDMHQGLKDVGAKVTGFSEGVVDSVKGGLSSFSQATHSAAGAVVSKPREIASLIRNKFGSADNIANLKDSLEEGQEDGAGSKALGVIQNFQSSPKYGSEEDCSSATSGSVGANSTTGGPVGASSSKTNTLDMQSSGFDAILHEIQEIRETQARLEESFEDLKVRYQRDYTLIMQTLQEERYRCERLEEQLNDLTELHQNEILNLKQELASMEEKIAYQSYERARDIQEALEACQTRISKMELQQQQQQVVQLEGLENATARNLLGKFINILLAVMAVLLVFVSTVANCVVPLMKTRNRTFSTLFIVVFIAFLWKHWDAITGYLERFLSPPR
- the TMCC1 gene encoding transmembrane and coiled-coil domains protein 1 isoform X4, with amino-acid sequence MHGERALLPRRDKIERLEVSSLAQTSSAVASSTDGSINADSVDGTPDPQRTKVAITHLQQKILKLTEQIKIEQTARDDNVAEYLKLANNADKQQSARIKQVFEKKNQKSAQTILQLQKKLEHYHRKLREIEQNGIPRQPKDVFRDMHQGLKDVGAKVTGFSEGVVDSVKGGLSSFSQATHSAAGAVVSKPREIASLIRNKFGSADNIANLKDSLEEGQEDGAGSKALGVIQNFQSSPKYGSEEDCSSATSGSVGANSTTGGPVGASSSKTNTLDMQSSGFDAILHEIQEIRETQARLEESFEDLKVRYQRDYTLIMQTLQEERYRCERLEEQLNDLTELHQNEILNLKQELASMEEKIAYQSYERARDIQEALEACQTRISKMELQQQQQQVVQLEGLENATARNLLGKFINILLAVMAVLLVFVSTVANCVVPLMKTRNRTFSTLFIVVFIAFLWKHWDAITGYLERFLSPPR